The Arachis ipaensis cultivar K30076 chromosome B07, Araip1.1, whole genome shotgun sequence genome includes a window with the following:
- the LOC107609228 gene encoding enoyl-[acyl-carrier-protein] reductase [NADH], chloroplastic yields the protein MATTPFSGLQTAMSRSCIPSSQRSNVMAFSGKSMVGSWNKLASVCHVSSVQPFQRVFTSSTIKFERIVTKAMSDSSQKSLVSGLPIDLKGKRAFIAGVADDNGYGWAIAKALAAAGAQILVGTWVPALNIFESSLRRGKFDESRVLPDGSLMEITKVYPLDAVFDNPEDVPEDIKTNKRYAGSSKWTVQEVAESVKEDFGTIDILVHSLANGPEVTKPLLETSRNGYLAALSASSYSYVSLLKHFLPIMNPGGSSISLTYIASEKIIPGYGGGMSSAKAALESDTRVLAFEAGRKRKIRVNTISAGPLRSRAAKAIGFIDMMIDYSIANAPLQKELSADEVGNSAAFLASPLASAITGTVLYVDNGLNAMGVGVDSPVFKDLDIPKDQH from the exons ATGGCAACAACACCGTTTTCTGGCCTGCAAACGGCAATGTCAAGGTCATGTATTCCTTCATCACAAAGGTCAAACGTTATGGCTTTTTCTGGAAAGTCCATGGTGGGATCATGGAACAAACTTGCAAGTGTGTGTCATGTTTCATCTGTGCAACCTTTCCAGCGGGTTTTTACATCATCTACCATAAAATTTGAAAGAATTGTTACAAAGGCAATGTCTGATTCTAGTCAAAAGAGTCTGGTTTCAGGATTACCAATTGACTTGAAAG GTAAAAGGGCTTTTATTGCCGGTGTGGCTGATGACAACGGATATGGATGGGCAATTGCAAAAGCTCTCGCTGCAGCAGGAGCTCAAATTTTAGTCGGCACATGGGTACCT GCTTTGAATATTTTTGAGTCAAGCTTGCGACGTGGAAAATTTGATGAGTCACGCGT GTTACCAGATGGGTCATTGATGGAGATCACTAAAGTTTATCCTTTGGATGCCGTCTTTGACAATCCTGAGGATGTACCAGAAGAT ATAAAAACAAACAAGCGATATGCTGGATCCAGTAAATGGACAGTTCAG GAAGTTGCTGAATCTGTTAAGGAAGACTTCGGCACCATAGACATCCTTGTCCATTCACTTGCAAATGGACCTGAG GTGACCAAACCACTGTTGGAGACATCGCGGAACGGGTATCTTGCTGCTTTATCCGCATCTAGTTACTCCTATGTTTCTTTACTCAAGCATTTTCTTCCAATCATGAACCCAG gtggatcttcaatttctctgACATACATCGCTTCCGAGAAGATAATTCCAGG GTATGGTGGTGGTATGAGTTCTGCTAAGGCTGCACTAGAAAGTGACACTCGa GTGCTCGCTTTTGAAGCTGGGAGAAAGCGCAAGATTAGAGTCAATACTATTTCTGCTG GTCCGCTGAGAAGCCGTGCTGCAAAAGCAATTGGATTCATCGATATGATGATTGATTATTCAATCGCCAATGCACCTCTACAGAAAGAACTATCAGCAG ACGAGGTTGGTAACTCGGCAGCCTTCTTAGCGTCACCACTGGCATCTGCGATAACTGGTACTGTTCTATATGTTGACAACGGTCTCAATGCTATGGGTGTTGGAGTTGACAGTCCAGTATTTAAAGACCTTGACATTCCCAAGGACCAGCATTAG